The Catenuloplanes niger genome includes a window with the following:
- a CDS encoding spermidine synthase, translating into MNLPEPVAGVAMPTGFGLAELVPDATAPGAWTLQVDGVPQSYVDVGDPTRMKFDYMRRLVTVVDTVAEPGVPLRVLHLGGGALSLPRYVAATRPGSVQTVVDRDTLLMALIWDRLPLPADAGVTMLLGDARETLEELPAGEFDLVVADVYQAAQMPRSITSTGFVRAAARLLRPDGLLAVNVVDVPPLARSRVMAATLGAVLPDVCVIAENGMLRGRKWGNTVLVAGLSAGRIPVQRLNALAARDQEPGRAVGGADMPAFISGATPLHDRIVTS; encoded by the coding sequence GTGAATCTCCCTGAACCCGTTGCGGGGGTGGCGATGCCGACCGGTTTCGGCCTCGCCGAGCTGGTTCCGGACGCGACGGCGCCGGGCGCGTGGACGCTGCAGGTCGACGGCGTGCCGCAGTCGTACGTCGACGTCGGCGACCCGACCCGGATGAAGTTCGACTACATGCGGCGGCTGGTCACCGTGGTGGACACGGTGGCCGAGCCGGGCGTGCCGCTGCGCGTGCTGCACCTCGGCGGTGGCGCGCTGAGCCTGCCGCGCTACGTCGCGGCCACCCGGCCCGGTTCGGTGCAGACCGTGGTCGACCGGGACACGCTGCTGATGGCGCTGATCTGGGACCGGCTGCCGCTGCCCGCGGACGCGGGCGTAACGATGCTGCTCGGCGACGCGCGGGAGACGCTGGAGGAGCTGCCCGCCGGCGAGTTCGACCTGGTCGTCGCGGACGTGTACCAGGCGGCGCAGATGCCGCGGAGCATCACCAGCACCGGGTTCGTGCGGGCCGCGGCCCGGCTGCTGCGGCCGGACGGGCTGCTCGCGGTGAACGTGGTGGACGTACCGCCGCTGGCCCGGTCCCGGGTGATGGCGGCGACGCTCGGCGCAGTGCTGCCGGACGTGTGCGTGATCGCCGAGAACGGCATGCTGCGCGGCCGGAAGTGGGGCAACACGGTGCTGGTCGCCGGCCTGTCCGCGGGCCGGATCCCGGTGCAGCGGCTGAACGCGCTCGCGGCCCGCGACCAGGAGCCGGGACGCGCGGTCGGCGGCGCCGACATGCCCGCCTTCATCAGCGGCGCCACCCCGCTCCACGACCGGATCGTCACGTCGTGA
- a CDS encoding DUF3626 domain-containing protein, translated as MSTEEIWRRAVAHVAALATGEPLGDGFAVALHFHPDRLTRSGEPILDAMRRDNRYRSQFETGTGNGGLTAFPGGDRWRWESRLFGGVYDEAEFRHRPVYGSLYHAGRPAGGSPRFGSSYFRLAAHALDRTTFCFPDSVLDPTLFGVRARMSVTEPGRSDDPLDDYVEAHVHGPVLLDRDVDALVLDPSYRGTPVEAAAAALPCPVEWHPGFRVTAAELRRHPGYRPDPGRECAERLAGDGYLVPRLIGDAAREPGHDPQLLKWAWHYLARYGG; from the coding sequence ATGTCCACGGAGGAGATCTGGCGGCGCGCGGTCGCGCACGTCGCCGCGCTGGCCACCGGTGAGCCACTCGGTGACGGCTTCGCCGTCGCGCTGCACTTCCACCCGGACCGGCTGACCCGGTCCGGCGAGCCGATCCTGGACGCGATGCGCCGGGACAACCGCTACCGGTCGCAGTTCGAGACCGGCACCGGCAACGGCGGGCTCACCGCGTTTCCCGGCGGCGACCGGTGGCGGTGGGAGAGCCGGCTGTTCGGCGGCGTCTACGACGAGGCCGAGTTCCGGCACCGCCCGGTCTACGGCTCGCTGTACCACGCCGGCCGGCCGGCCGGCGGCTCGCCGCGCTTCGGCTCGTCGTACTTCCGGCTGGCCGCGCACGCGCTCGACCGGACCACGTTCTGCTTCCCGGACAGCGTGCTGGATCCCACGCTCTTCGGCGTGCGGGCCCGGATGTCGGTGACCGAACCGGGGCGCAGCGACGATCCGCTGGACGACTACGTCGAGGCACACGTGCACGGGCCGGTGCTGCTCGACCGCGACGTGGACGCGCTGGTCCTCGACCCGAGCTACCGCGGCACCCCGGTGGAGGCGGCGGCCGCCGCGCTGCCCTGCCCGGTCGAGTGGCACCCCGGCTTCCGGGTGACCGCGGCCGAGCTGCGCCGGCACCCCGGCTACCGGCCGGACCCGGGCCGCGAGTGCGCGGAGCGCCTGGCCGGGGACGGATACCTGGTGCCGCGCCTGATCGGGGACGCGGCCCGCGAGCCGGGGCACGATCCGCAGTTGCTCAAGTGGGCCTGGCACTATCTGGCGCGGTACGGCGGATAG
- a CDS encoding FAD/NAD(P)-binding protein produces the protein MTVAIIGAGASGILAARALHRRCPDRDLVMIDPAPPGGPAYRAPEPWHLLNSRAAAMGDGFVRWAGPADPDAFLPRRRYGDYLRAILGGLPVDLRADRAVRITRGPAGLTVHLAGGLPVRAADVVLALGPPRPVVPAFAAGRPGLVPDPWAPGALDVIDPAWPVVVAGTGLTAVDVALTLLRRGRSAPVTLVSRRGLLPRTHQDHPGVRPDAALVGALVARGRSLRSLVRAVRELAADHPGGWQPVIDAVRPHANTLWAAASEADRSRFLRHCARHWDVHRHRMAGPVAAELGRHLASTAVRVRCSSVPLQDFDLGSVQVVNAAGPGRLPWAADPLTAALIADGLARVGPHGLGLDVCAPLWLLGPLRRGRLWETTAIPEIRAQADALATALSRTDVSDVAA, from the coding sequence ATGACTGTCGCGATCATCGGGGCCGGCGCGAGCGGCATCCTGGCCGCCCGCGCGCTCCACCGCCGATGTCCGGACCGGGATCTGGTCATGATCGATCCGGCGCCGCCGGGCGGGCCGGCCTATCGCGCGCCGGAACCGTGGCACCTGCTCAACTCGCGCGCCGCCGCGATGGGGGACGGCTTCGTGCGCTGGGCCGGGCCGGCCGACCCGGACGCGTTCCTGCCGCGCCGGCGCTACGGCGACTACCTGCGCGCGATCCTCGGCGGTCTGCCGGTCGACCTGCGCGCCGACCGGGCGGTCCGGATCACCCGGGGCCCGGCCGGGCTGACCGTGCACCTCGCGGGCGGGCTGCCGGTGCGGGCGGCCGACGTGGTGCTGGCGCTCGGGCCGCCCCGGCCGGTGGTGCCCGCGTTCGCCGCCGGGCGGCCGGGCCTGGTGCCGGACCCGTGGGCGCCGGGCGCGCTGGACGTGATCGACCCGGCGTGGCCGGTCGTCGTCGCGGGCACCGGGCTGACCGCGGTCGACGTGGCGCTCACGCTGCTGCGCCGCGGCCGGTCCGCACCGGTCACGCTGGTGTCCCGCCGCGGCCTGCTGCCCCGCACCCATCAGGACCACCCGGGGGTACGGCCGGACGCCGCGCTCGTCGGCGCACTGGTCGCCCGGGGCCGCTCGCTGCGGTCGCTCGTCCGCGCGGTCCGGGAGCTCGCGGCGGATCACCCCGGCGGCTGGCAGCCGGTGATCGACGCGGTCCGGCCGCACGCGAACACGCTGTGGGCCGCCGCGAGCGAGGCGGACCGGTCGCGGTTCCTGCGGCACTGCGCCCGGCACTGGGACGTGCACCGGCACCGGATGGCCGGCCCGGTCGCGGCCGAACTCGGCCGGCACCTGGCGAGCACGGCCGTCCGGGTGCGCTGTTCATCCGTACCGCTGCAAGATTTTGATCTCGGGTCGGTCCAGGTGGTGAACGCGGCCGGGCCGGGCCGGCTGCCGTGGGCGGCGGATCCGCTGACGGCCGCGCTGATCGCGGACGGGCTGGCCCGGGTCGGCCCGCACGGGCTGGGCCTGGACGTGTGCGCGCCGCTGTGGCTGCTCGGTCCGCTGCGTCGCGGGCGGCTCTGGGAGACCACCGCGATCCCGGAGATCCGCGCGCAGGCGGACGCGCTGGCGACCGCGCTCAGCCGCACGGATGTATCGGACGTCGCCGCCTGA
- a CDS encoding acyl-CoA dehydrogenase family protein codes for MTDAATMRSRAEQITEEMFLPAAAEVDRAGRVPRSHLDMLRRFGFYGVAAPAEHGGLGMADIATAAYLLEVLASGCLTTTLVWMQHHGVVLGAAASRTPGMRESWLPRLAAGDVRGGVALAGLRPGGEGMRARRVDGGFVLDGEVPWVSGWDMIDVVQVGARDDAGNAMFLLVDAVPSDTLTATVQDLAALRASRTAVLRFTGHPVPADRLMHALPLDSWTRTEAGGSALNGFLALGVVRRCCALLGPSSLDAELETARAALLAADAEKTPAARATASELAVRAAATLIVHSGSVAGLRGGHPERLLREAGMLLVYGTRPLIRDELLDRYSFRPAGGA; via the coding sequence ATGACTGATGCGGCGACCATGCGTTCGCGGGCGGAACAGATCACGGAGGAGATGTTCCTGCCGGCGGCGGCCGAGGTGGACCGGGCCGGCCGGGTGCCGCGATCACACCTCGACATGCTGCGGCGGTTCGGCTTCTACGGCGTGGCGGCCCCGGCCGAGCACGGCGGGCTGGGCATGGCGGACATCGCCACCGCCGCGTATCTGCTGGAGGTGCTCGCCAGCGGCTGCCTGACCACCACGCTGGTCTGGATGCAGCACCACGGTGTGGTGCTCGGCGCGGCCGCCAGCCGGACGCCCGGCATGCGCGAGTCGTGGCTGCCCCGGCTGGCCGCCGGCGACGTGCGCGGCGGGGTCGCGCTGGCCGGGCTGCGACCCGGCGGCGAGGGCATGCGGGCCCGGCGGGTGGACGGCGGGTTCGTGCTGGACGGCGAGGTGCCCTGGGTCAGCGGCTGGGACATGATCGACGTGGTCCAGGTGGGTGCCCGCGACGACGCCGGCAACGCCATGTTCCTGCTGGTCGACGCGGTGCCGTCGGACACGCTGACCGCCACCGTGCAGGACCTGGCCGCGCTGCGGGCGAGCCGGACCGCGGTGCTGCGCTTCACCGGGCACCCGGTGCCGGCCGACCGGCTGATGCACGCGCTGCCGCTCGACTCGTGGACGCGCACCGAGGCCGGCGGCTCCGCGCTCAACGGCTTCCTGGCGCTGGGCGTGGTGCGCCGCTGCTGCGCGCTGCTCGGCCCGTCGTCGCTGGACGCGGAACTGGAGACGGCCCGGGCCGCGCTGCTCGCCGCGGACGCGGAGAAGACGCCGGCCGCCCGCGCGACCGCGTCGGAACTGGCGGTCCGGGCCGCGGCCACACTGATCGTGCACTCCGGCTCGGTGGCCGGGCTGCGTGGCGGCCACCCGGAGCGGTTGCTGCGCGAGGCCGGCATGCTCCTGGTGTACGGGACCCGGCCGCTGATCCGCGACGAGCTGCTGGACCGCTACTCGTTCCGGCCGGCCGGCGGGGCGTGA
- a CDS encoding SRPBCC family protein, whose translation MTTEQLTVDRISDTEIVMTRVVDAPRELVWACHTQEEHLRRWWGRGNPLDVEIDFRVGGRYRYVEHADDGNSYAFRGEFLEIEAPHRLVQTFEFEGMPGHVATDSLVLTEEDGRTVLTTTSRFTSKEDLDGMVASGMSDGAQRSYLALDALLRELTA comes from the coding sequence ATGACGACCGAACAGCTCACCGTGGACCGGATCTCCGACACCGAGATCGTCATGACCCGCGTGGTGGACGCGCCACGCGAACTGGTGTGGGCCTGCCACACCCAGGAGGAGCACCTGCGCCGCTGGTGGGGGCGTGGCAACCCGCTGGACGTCGAGATCGACTTCCGGGTCGGCGGCCGGTACCGGTACGTCGAGCACGCGGACGACGGGAACTCCTACGCGTTCCGGGGCGAGTTCCTGGAGATCGAGGCGCCGCACCGGCTGGTGCAGACGTTCGAGTTCGAGGGCATGCCCGGGCACGTCGCCACCGACTCGCTGGTCCTGACGGAGGAGGACGGGCGCACCGTACTCACCACGACGTCCCGGTTCACCTCGAAGGAGGACCTCGACGGCATGGTCGCGTCCGGCATGTCGGACGGTGCCCAGCGGTCCTACCTGGCGCTCGACGCGCTGCTGCGCGAGCTGACGGCCTGA
- a CDS encoding ArsR/SmtB family transcription factor, whose translation MADRLSEVFAALADPTRRAILARLTEGEASVNELAAPFPVSLQAISKHLKVLERAGLIARGRDAQWRPCRLDPEPLREVATWMEQYRRFWDERYATLDDYLRDLQAHDEETA comes from the coding sequence ATGGCAGACAGACTCAGCGAGGTCTTCGCGGCACTGGCCGACCCGACGCGGCGGGCGATCCTGGCCCGGCTCACCGAGGGCGAGGCCAGCGTGAACGAGCTGGCCGCACCGTTCCCGGTCAGCCTGCAGGCGATCTCCAAGCACCTGAAGGTCCTGGAGCGCGCCGGGCTGATAGCTCGCGGCCGGGACGCGCAGTGGCGCCCGTGCCGGCTCGACCCGGAACCGTTGCGCGAGGTCGCGACGTGGATGGAGCAGTACCGGCGGTTCTGGGACGAGCGCTACGCGACGCTCGACGACTACCTGCGGGACCTGCAAGCACACGACGAGGAGACAGCATGA